A DNA window from Deltaproteobacteria bacterium contains the following coding sequences:
- a CDS encoding replication-associated recombination protein A has protein sequence MPARDDESLALFPPAPAAPGRAGEDGSAPARGATAPPPPLADRMRPRTLDEVVGQDELVGPGAPLRALAEAGALPSLLLWGPPGCGKTTLARLLAGDPARHRFVALSAVTAGVKEVRAVVEQAARDARAGRRTLLFLDEIHRFNRAQQDALLPHVEHGTVTLVGATTENPSFEVIGPLLSRCRVFVLRPLASGEIEGLLRRALADPERGLGAAGIEADAEALGALAALADGDARRGLGLLEAAVSLAPGRSGRLDLAAVREAAGRRLLRHDRDRDAHYDVVSAFIKSLRASDPDAALYWGARLLEAGEDPRFVARRLVIFASEDVGNAEPAALPLAVAAQQAIERIGMPEARIPLAQAITFLACAPKSNAAYRGGEAALAAAREHGTLPVPLHLRNAPTALLRALGHGRDYRYPHDAPDGFVADPNLPAPLLGACFYEPKEVGAEEAIARRLAGWRARRAREGG, from the coding sequence ATGCCGGCCCGCGACGACGAGTCGCTCGCGCTCTTCCCTCCGGCGCCCGCCGCGCCCGGGCGGGCGGGCGAGGACGGCTCCGCGCCCGCGCGCGGCGCGACGGCGCCGCCGCCTCCCCTCGCCGACCGGATGCGCCCGCGCACGCTCGACGAGGTGGTGGGGCAGGACGAGCTCGTGGGCCCCGGCGCGCCGCTGCGCGCGCTCGCCGAGGCGGGCGCCCTGCCCTCGCTCCTCCTCTGGGGCCCGCCCGGCTGCGGCAAGACGACGCTCGCGCGGCTGCTCGCGGGCGATCCGGCCCGCCACCGCTTCGTCGCGCTCTCGGCGGTGACCGCGGGTGTCAAGGAGGTGCGCGCCGTCGTCGAGCAGGCCGCCCGCGACGCCCGCGCGGGCCGCCGCACGCTCCTCTTCCTCGACGAGATCCACCGCTTCAACCGCGCCCAGCAGGACGCCCTCCTGCCGCACGTCGAGCACGGGACCGTGACCCTCGTCGGCGCCACCACCGAGAACCCCTCCTTCGAGGTGATCGGCCCCCTGCTCTCGCGCTGTCGCGTCTTCGTGTTGCGGCCGCTCGCGAGCGGCGAGATCGAGGGGCTCCTGCGCCGCGCGCTGGCCGACCCGGAGCGCGGGCTCGGCGCGGCCGGCATCGAGGCCGACGCCGAGGCGCTCGGGGCCCTCGCGGCGCTCGCCGACGGCGACGCGCGCCGCGGCCTCGGGCTCCTCGAGGCGGCCGTGAGCCTCGCGCCGGGGCGCAGCGGCCGCCTCGACCTCGCGGCCGTGCGCGAGGCCGCCGGCCGCCGCCTGCTCCGCCACGACCGCGATCGCGACGCGCACTACGACGTGGTGTCGGCCTTCATCAAGAGCCTGCGCGCGAGCGACCCGGACGCGGCGCTCTACTGGGGGGCGCGCCTGCTCGAGGCCGGCGAGGATCCGCGCTTCGTGGCCCGCCGGCTCGTGATCTTCGCCTCCGAGGACGTCGGCAACGCCGAGCCGGCGGCGCTGCCGCTCGCGGTGGCGGCGCAGCAGGCGATCGAGCGGATCGGGATGCCCGAGGCGCGTATCCCCCTGGCCCAGGCGATCACCTTCCTCGCCTGCGCGCCGAAGAGCAACGCCGCGTACCGCGGGGGCGAGGCGGCGCTCGCGGCAGCGCGCGAGCACGGCACCCTGCCCGTCCCGCTCCACCTGCGCAACGCCCCGACCGCCCTGCTGCGCGCGCTCGGCCACGGGCGCGACTACCGCTACCCGCACGACGCGCCCGATGGCTTCGTCGCCGACCCCAACCTGCCCGCGCCGCTCCTCGGGGCGTGCTTCTACGAGCCGAAGGAGGTGGGCGCCGAGGAGGCCATCGCCCGGCGGCTCGCGGGCTGGCGCGCGCGCCGCGCGCGCGAAGGCGGGTAG
- a CDS encoding FHA domain-containing protein has protein sequence MQEGEGRAMEEGEPLLERSVGRPVPAGAYVRVLGGFYEGLELPIDREWLVLGRGRSAEMMLAEPTLSRAHAAVGYDGGGFFVQDLRSTNGTLVNGERRERAGLRDGDEIQIGRLHLLVRLPGFATAGEAP, from the coding sequence ATGCAGGAGGGTGAGGGCCGGGCGATGGAGGAGGGCGAGCCGCTTCTCGAGCGCAGCGTCGGCCGCCCGGTGCCGGCCGGCGCCTACGTGCGGGTGCTCGGCGGCTTCTACGAGGGCCTCGAGCTCCCGATCGACCGCGAGTGGCTGGTGCTCGGCCGCGGCCGTAGCGCCGAGATGATGCTGGCCGAGCCGACGCTCTCGCGCGCGCACGCGGCGGTCGGCTACGACGGCGGCGGCTTCTTCGTGCAGGACCTGCGCAGCACGAACGGGACGCTCGTGAACGGCGAGCGCCGCGAGCGGGCGGGGCTCCGCGACGGGGACGAGATCCAGATCGGCCGCCTGCACCTGCTCGTGCGCCTGCCCGGCTTCGCGACGGCGGGCGAAGCCCCCTGA
- a CDS encoding tetratricopeptide repeat protein — MSDWIRDVGDADFEREVLERSDELPVVVDFWAPWCGPCRTLGPILERLAEEHAGGFVLARVNVDEAPGLAQAFQVRSIPAVKAIRGRALAGAFEGAQPESVVRRFVESILPSEADRKAAAGDERAAAGDPAGAEAAWQEALALDPRQARALLGLGRLRGEAGDAEGALALLERIGPGTRWSEEADRIAAVLRTRVGGEGGDEDELRRRIEADPGAPAPRLALGRLLAARGRHQEALGTLLEAVRRDPAYEDGAARLAMLDLFTALGPEHPLTQEYRQALARTLFR; from the coding sequence ATGAGCGACTGGATCCGGGACGTCGGCGATGCGGACTTCGAGCGGGAGGTGCTCGAGCGCTCGGACGAGTTGCCGGTCGTGGTGGACTTCTGGGCACCCTGGTGCGGGCCCTGCCGCACGCTCGGGCCGATCCTCGAGCGGCTCGCCGAGGAGCACGCGGGCGGCTTCGTGCTCGCGCGCGTCAACGTGGACGAGGCCCCGGGCCTCGCGCAGGCCTTCCAGGTCCGCAGCATCCCGGCCGTGAAGGCGATCCGCGGGCGGGCGCTCGCGGGCGCCTTCGAGGGCGCCCAGCCCGAGAGCGTGGTGCGCCGCTTCGTCGAGTCGATCCTGCCGAGCGAGGCGGACCGCAAGGCCGCTGCGGGCGACGAGCGGGCGGCCGCGGGCGATCCCGCCGGCGCCGAGGCGGCCTGGCAGGAGGCGCTCGCCCTCGACCCGCGCCAGGCGCGGGCGCTCCTCGGCCTCGGGCGGCTGCGCGGCGAGGCGGGCGACGCCGAGGGGGCGCTCGCGCTGCTCGAGCGGATCGGCCCCGGGACCCGCTGGTCGGAGGAGGCCGACCGGATCGCCGCCGTGCTGCGTACCCGGGTCGGGGGCGAGGGCGGCGACGAGGACGAGCTGCGCCGGCGGATCGAGGCCGATCCGGGAGCCCCGGCCCCCCGGCTGGCCCTCGGCCGGCTGCTGGCCGCCCGCGGCCGGCACCAGGAGGCGCTGGGCACCCTCCTCGAGGCGGTGCGCCGCGATCCGGCCTACGAGGACGGCGCGGCCCGCCTCGCGATGCTCGACCTCTTCACCGCCCTGGGGCCGGAGCATCCGCTCACCCAGGAGTACCGGCAGGCCCTGGCCCGGACCCTCTTCCGCTAG
- a CDS encoding kelch repeat-containing protein codes for MYDPKTNTWSARASLPTPRQAMGADLGADGRIYVVGGAPSYAHPRPMAVVEIYDPVTDTWETGPSMNYARRGHAVVATPDGKIYAIGGFVGRRQRTLREQLAGDFVDPALGATVEVLDTSKAR; via the coding sequence ATGTATGACCCCAAGACCAACACCTGGAGCGCGCGGGCGTCGCTTCCCACGCCGCGCCAGGCCATGGGCGCCGACCTCGGCGCCGACGGGCGGATCTACGTGGTCGGCGGGGCCCCCTCCTATGCGCACCCGCGTCCGATGGCCGTGGTCGAGATCTACGACCCCGTGACCGATACCTGGGAGACCGGGCCCTCGATGAACTACGCGCGGCGTGGCCACGCGGTCGTGGCGACGCCGGACGGCAAGATCTACGCCATCGGGGGCTTCGTGGGCCGGAGGCAGCGCACTCTACGCGAGCAGCTCGCGGGGGACTTCGTGGATCCGGCGCTCGGGGCGACCGTCGAGGTATTGGACACGAGCAAGGCGAGATGA
- a CDS encoding 2-oxoisovalerate dehydrogenase, whose translation MNEILFLVEEAPEGGFTARALGAAIFTEADTLEALHERVRDAVRCHFEEATAPALIRLHFVREEVLPA comes from the coding sequence ATGAACGAGATCCTCTTCCTCGTCGAGGAGGCGCCCGAGGGCGGCTTCACCGCGCGGGCGCTCGGCGCCGCCATCTTCACGGAAGCGGACACGCTGGAGGCGCTGCACGAGCGGGTTCGCGATGCCGTGCGGTGTCACTTCGAGGAGGCCACTGCACCCGCCCTGATCCGCCTGCACTTCGTCCGCGAGGAAGTGCTCCCGGCATGA
- the recN gene encoding DNA repair protein RecN yields MIERLRIRDLAIVEAAEIAFGPGLNALTGETGAGKSIVLGALALLAGARADARAVREGAEEALVEAVFRTDRAPALGAALRERGLEAEDGELIVARSVSRTGRSRASVAGRLVPVSVLAELFGERLEISSQHESQRLRRPESHGLLLDAFGGLLAERSALTRGYEALRALRAEHAALEAGEAERARRRDFLAFQVGEIDAAGLAPGELDALGAEHVRLAHAEELRAAAAAAAAGLAGDTGGGDAPAALDLVAAAAAGLEGAAGFDPRLGVLAERARGAHAELADLAREVERYADAVEVDPGRRAELEERLATLERLRRKYGRDEAEILARREALGAELAAAEGGDAREAALATELRAAHDALAAQAAALGRGRAAAAARLARDVEQRLRRLEMPDARVEVALLPVAAGEGLPCGPTGAEQAELRLSANRGEAPRALRQIASGGELSRVFLAIQGALRRTEGGMVLVFDEVDAGIGGRTAERVGQALAELASEHQVLCITHLPQVAALAATQLRVVKEVRGGRTVAAVEALDAGARVEELARMAGGARVTEATRQHARELLRAQPPGAPASDREPGTPGRRPRGAPPPSPR; encoded by the coding sequence GTGATCGAGCGGCTGCGGATCCGGGACCTCGCGATCGTCGAGGCGGCCGAGATCGCCTTCGGGCCCGGCCTGAACGCGCTCACCGGCGAGACCGGCGCGGGCAAGTCGATCGTGCTCGGCGCGCTCGCGCTCCTGGCCGGCGCGCGCGCCGACGCCCGCGCGGTGCGCGAGGGCGCCGAGGAGGCCCTGGTCGAGGCGGTCTTCCGCACCGACCGCGCCCCCGCGCTCGGGGCGGCGCTGCGCGAGCGCGGGCTCGAGGCCGAGGACGGCGAGCTGATCGTCGCGCGCAGCGTCTCGCGCACCGGGCGCAGCCGGGCGAGCGTCGCGGGCCGTCTCGTTCCGGTGTCGGTCCTCGCCGAGCTCTTCGGGGAGCGGCTCGAGATCTCGAGCCAGCACGAGTCCCAGCGCCTGCGCCGGCCCGAGAGCCACGGCCTCCTGCTCGACGCCTTCGGCGGGCTCCTGGCCGAGCGCAGCGCCCTCACGCGCGGCTACGAGGCCCTGCGCGCGCTGCGCGCCGAGCACGCGGCGCTCGAGGCCGGCGAGGCCGAGCGCGCGCGCCGGCGCGACTTCCTGGCCTTCCAGGTCGGCGAGATCGACGCCGCCGGGCTCGCGCCCGGGGAGCTCGACGCGCTCGGGGCCGAGCACGTGCGGCTCGCCCACGCCGAGGAGCTGCGCGCCGCCGCGGCCGCGGCGGCCGCGGGCCTGGCGGGGGACACCGGAGGTGGCGACGCGCCGGCGGCGCTCGATCTCGTCGCCGCGGCGGCGGCCGGGCTCGAGGGCGCGGCCGGCTTCGATCCGCGCCTCGGCGTGCTCGCCGAGCGCGCGCGCGGCGCCCACGCCGAGCTGGCCGACCTCGCGCGCGAGGTCGAGCGCTACGCCGACGCGGTCGAGGTCGATCCCGGGCGGCGGGCCGAGCTCGAGGAGCGGCTCGCCACGCTCGAGCGGCTGCGCCGCAAGTACGGGCGCGACGAGGCCGAGATCCTGGCCCGGCGCGAGGCGCTCGGCGCCGAGCTCGCGGCGGCCGAGGGCGGCGACGCGCGCGAGGCCGCGCTCGCGACCGAGCTGCGGGCGGCGCACGACGCGCTGGCCGCGCAGGCGGCCGCGCTGGGCCGCGGGCGGGCGGCCGCGGCGGCGCGGCTCGCGCGCGACGTCGAGCAGCGCCTGCGCCGGCTCGAGATGCCGGACGCGCGCGTCGAGGTGGCGCTGCTCCCGGTCGCAGCCGGCGAGGGGCTCCCGTGCGGGCCCACCGGCGCCGAGCAGGCGGAGCTCCGGCTCTCGGCCAACCGCGGGGAGGCGCCGCGCGCGCTGCGCCAGATCGCCTCGGGCGGCGAGCTCTCGCGCGTCTTCCTCGCGATCCAGGGCGCCCTGCGCCGCACCGAGGGCGGCATGGTGCTGGTCTTCGACGAGGTCGACGCCGGGATCGGCGGCCGCACCGCGGAGCGCGTCGGGCAGGCGCTCGCCGAGCTCGCGAGCGAGCACCAGGTGCTCTGCATCACCCACCTGCCGCAGGTGGCCGCGCTCGCGGCGACGCAGCTCCGTGTCGTCAAGGAGGTGCGCGGCGGGCGCACGGTGGCCGCCGTCGAGGCGCTCGACGCCGGGGCCCGCGTGGAGGAGCTGGCGCGGATGGCGGGCGGGGCGCGTGTCACCGAGGCCACCCGCCAGCACGCCCGCGAGCTGCTGCGCGCGCAGCCCCCGGGAGCGCCCGCGAGCGACCGGGAGCCCGGCACGCCGGGCCGGCGCCCGCGCGGCGCGCCCCCGCCGTCCCCGCGGTAA
- a CDS encoding SUMF1/EgtB/PvdO family nonheme iron enzyme codes for MSFLRSLFVLAGVALLATPASAVTIDWVTVGDPGNAADTATNCYAANCGSVAYSYQISKYEVTNAQYAEFLNAKAASDPLALYSTAMAGTYGGITRSGSPGSYTYAVKPGFADKPVNWVSFYDSLRFTNWLNNGQGSADTETGAYTLLGGTPVPSNGLTVTRNLGANIFLPSENEWYKAAYYDGLSATYFDYPAGTNTQTVCAAPGATPNTANCYYAIANVTDVGAYTGSASPYGTFDQGGNVWEWNEQIVSGSDRGIRGGGWSVDAGNLAASSPNHASPPLGSGSLGFRVASLVPEPGTSLLVMIGLAGLAARQERRKRTL; via the coding sequence GTGTCGTTCTTGCGCTCGCTCTTCGTGCTGGCTGGCGTGGCGCTCCTCGCGACTCCGGCCTCGGCGGTGACGATCGACTGGGTGACGGTGGGGGATCCGGGCAATGCCGCGGACACCGCCACGAACTGTTACGCAGCCAATTGCGGCTCGGTCGCGTACTCGTACCAGATTTCGAAGTACGAGGTCACCAATGCGCAGTATGCGGAGTTCCTGAACGCGAAGGCCGCGTCGGATCCGCTGGCGCTCTACAGCACCGCCATGGCGGGGACCTATGGCGGCATCACCCGGAGCGGCTCCCCGGGCAGCTACACGTACGCGGTGAAGCCCGGCTTCGCGGACAAGCCGGTGAACTGGGTGTCGTTCTACGACAGCCTGCGCTTCACGAACTGGCTGAACAACGGCCAGGGGAGCGCGGACACGGAGACCGGCGCGTACACGCTCCTCGGCGGGACGCCGGTGCCGAGCAATGGCCTCACCGTGACGCGCAACCTGGGCGCGAACATCTTCCTGCCGAGCGAGAACGAGTGGTACAAGGCAGCGTACTACGACGGGCTCTCGGCGACGTACTTCGACTACCCGGCCGGGACGAACACGCAGACGGTGTGCGCGGCGCCCGGGGCGACGCCGAACACCGCGAACTGTTACTACGCCATTGCCAACGTGACGGACGTGGGCGCCTACACGGGCTCGGCGAGCCCGTACGGGACGTTCGACCAGGGTGGGAACGTCTGGGAGTGGAACGAGCAGATCGTGAGCGGCTCGGACCGGGGCATCCGGGGCGGGGGCTGGAGCGTCGACGCCGGCAACCTCGCCGCGTCGTCCCCGAACCACGCCAGCCCGCCCCTCGGGAGCGGCAGCCTCGGGTTTCGTGTCGCGAGTCTCGTTCCCGAGCCCGGGACGAGCCTGCTCGTGATGATCGGACTCGCGGGACTGGCCGCGCGGCAGGAGCGCCGCAAGCGGACCCTCTGA
- a CDS encoding type II toxin-antitoxin system RelE/ParE family toxin has product MEELRDRIAAGCEREPFPLAVRPRAEVDLDEAFGWYEAQRPGLGEAFLRSARACFARMARHPEAHPEVQRRVRRASLQRFPCGVFYVVREDRIDGLADAAKWGSGADPGPLIRSGDDRPETILVLGV; this is encoded by the coding sequence GTGGAGGAACTCCGGGACCGCATCGCTGCCGGGTGTGAGCGCGAGCCGTTCCCGCTGGCGGTCCGACCGCGCGCCGAGGTCGATCTCGACGAGGCCTTCGGCTGGTACGAGGCGCAGCGACCTGGCCTCGGGGAGGCGTTCTTGCGCTCCGCGAGGGCGTGCTTCGCGCGCATGGCGCGGCATCCCGAAGCGCACCCCGAAGTGCAGAGGCGGGTGCGGCGAGCCTCGCTCCAGCGCTTCCCCTGCGGCGTCTTCTACGTCGTGAGGGAGGATCGGATCGACGGGCTGGCGGACGCGGCGAAATGGGGATCCGGTGCGGATCCAGGCCCCTTGATCCGCTCCGGAGATGATCGGCCAGAAACCATTCTGGTCCTCGGCGTATGA
- a CDS encoding NAD(+)/NADH kinase translates to MAGTRIETVGVAIKPGVPRAEAAARELAKWLAPRGVTALFGPAAAAAVGAPACSLAELARRADLLVVLGGDGTLLSMARAAEARAVPILGINLGTLGFLAEVSVDEMEPALARALAGEMRVERRLRLTVEHLREDRVVGRWLALNDAVVAASLARLIEIETRADGQLVTTYHADGLIVATPTGSTAYSLSAGGPILLPGLGAFVLTPICAHTLSQRPLVVPDAAVLEIAPRVGAPARLTVDGQEGVELAPGDRVRVERSEHPLLLLVSPERSRFDVLRAKLRWGER, encoded by the coding sequence GTGGCCGGCACCCGGATCGAGACCGTCGGCGTCGCGATCAAGCCCGGCGTCCCGCGCGCCGAGGCCGCTGCCCGCGAGCTCGCGAAGTGGCTGGCGCCGCGCGGGGTGACGGCGCTCTTCGGCCCGGCCGCCGCGGCCGCCGTGGGCGCGCCCGCCTGCAGCCTGGCGGAGCTGGCCCGGCGCGCCGATCTGCTGGTCGTCCTGGGCGGCGACGGGACGCTGCTCTCGATGGCGCGCGCGGCCGAGGCGCGCGCGGTCCCGATCCTCGGCATCAACCTCGGCACGCTCGGCTTCCTGGCCGAGGTGTCGGTGGACGAGATGGAGCCGGCCCTGGCGCGTGCGCTCGCCGGGGAGATGCGCGTCGAGCGGCGCCTGCGGCTCACGGTCGAGCACCTGCGCGAAGACCGCGTCGTCGGGCGCTGGCTCGCGCTCAACGACGCGGTCGTGGCCGCCTCGCTGGCGCGGCTGATCGAGATCGAGACCCGCGCCGACGGCCAGCTCGTCACCACCTATCACGCCGACGGCCTGATCGTGGCGACCCCCACCGGCTCGACGGCCTACTCGCTCTCCGCGGGCGGGCCGATCCTGCTGCCCGGGCTCGGCGCCTTCGTGCTGACCCCGATCTGCGCGCACACGCTGAGCCAGCGGCCGCTGGTCGTCCCGGATGCCGCCGTGCTCGAGATCGCGCCCCGCGTGGGCGCGCCCGCGCGCCTCACGGTGGACGGGCAGGAGGGCGTCGAGCTGGCCCCGGGCGACCGCGTGCGGGTCGAGCGCTCCGAGCACCCGCTGCTCCTGCTGGTGTCGCCCGAGCGCAGCCGCTTCGACGTGCTGCGCGCGAAGCTGCGCTGGGGGGAGCGGTGA
- a CDS encoding diguanylate cyclase — protein MTSILIIDDSTAARDELRRALEAAGRYGQVLSARDGIEGLRVLLAEPVDAVICDLEMPGLDGEKLLAAQRARSGGEEMPFLFLTAQRDPERMARLLRAGACDIVQKPFYAAELLARLDLHLRLRRLQAELREKNATLARLSTTDPVTGLRNRRYATEFLALEVLRAVRYHTPLAVLLLDLDHFKRVNDTHGHRVGDAVLQVVADTLRATLRSTDVAGRYGGEEFLVVLPQTERAGAVALAERVRAAIEETAIDVGGPAPVSVTVSIGVAALDERTGSAEQLVERADGALYAAKDAGRNRVADGAPRRA, from the coding sequence TTGACCTCGATCCTGATCATCGACGACTCGACCGCCGCGCGCGACGAGCTGCGCCGCGCGCTCGAGGCCGCGGGCCGCTACGGGCAGGTGCTCTCCGCGCGCGACGGGATCGAGGGCCTGCGCGTGCTCCTGGCGGAGCCGGTCGACGCGGTGATCTGCGATCTCGAGATGCCGGGCCTCGACGGCGAGAAGCTCCTCGCGGCGCAGCGCGCGCGCAGCGGGGGCGAGGAGATGCCCTTCCTGTTCCTGACCGCGCAGCGCGATCCCGAGCGGATGGCGCGGCTCCTGCGCGCGGGCGCCTGCGACATCGTGCAGAAGCCCTTCTACGCGGCCGAGCTCCTCGCGCGCCTCGACCTCCACCTGCGGCTGCGCCGGCTCCAGGCCGAGCTGCGCGAGAAGAACGCGACGCTGGCCCGGCTCTCGACCACGGATCCGGTGACCGGGCTCCGCAACCGCCGCTACGCCACCGAGTTCCTGGCGCTCGAGGTGCTGCGCGCAGTCCGGTACCACACGCCGCTGGCCGTCCTGCTCCTCGACCTCGACCACTTCAAGCGCGTCAACGACACGCACGGGCACCGCGTCGGCGACGCGGTGCTGCAGGTGGTCGCCGACACCCTGCGCGCGACGCTGCGCTCCACCGACGTCGCCGGGCGCTACGGCGGCGAGGAGTTCCTGGTCGTGCTGCCGCAGACCGAGCGTGCCGGCGCCGTCGCGCTCGCCGAGCGCGTGCGCGCGGCGATCGAGGAGACCGCGATCGACGTGGGCGGCCCGGCGCCGGTGTCGGTGACGGTCAGCATCGGCGTGGCGGCGCTCGACGAGCGCACGGGCAGCGCCGAGCAGCTCGTCGAGCGCGCCGACGGCGCGCTCTACGCGGCGAAGGACGCCGGCCGCAACCGGGTCGCCGACGGGGCGCCGCGCCGGGCTTGA